A window of the Bacillus sp. A301a_S52 genome harbors these coding sequences:
- a CDS encoding mannitol-1-phosphate 5-dehydrogenase, giving the protein MQVVHFGAGNIGRGFIGKILAEAGYEITFVDVNETIINEINVQGHYNVFYAEEEKRSFTVSGVKGLHSVHDEERVIQAITEATLVTTAVGAHILPHVAPVIAKGLIKRLTMTDEPLNVIACENAIGGSDLLKEAIHNHLEEDTTEHIERLVGFPNAAVDRIVPNQSQTNILDVLVEPFFEWVVDKSGIKGELPPVKDIHFVDQLEAYIERKLFTVNTGHALAAYAGYKAGKKTVQDALNDDTILASIRKGLQETGRLIVEKHGFNASEHDHYIEKILGRFSNPFIIDEVTRVARQPIKKLGYNERLISPVRQLKERNLSADGLIAVIVAALQYDYSEDTEAVELQQKIKEKGVQAAFCEVSRLSPEDSITAEVISLYNR; this is encoded by the coding sequence ATGCAGGTTGTTCATTTTGGTGCTGGTAATATCGGGCGGGGCTTTATTGGCAAAATTCTAGCGGAAGCGGGGTATGAGATCACCTTTGTAGATGTGAATGAGACGATTATTAACGAGATCAATGTGCAGGGACACTATAACGTGTTTTATGCTGAAGAAGAAAAGCGCTCGTTTACAGTAAGCGGTGTAAAGGGGCTCCATTCAGTCCATGATGAGGAAAGGGTGATCCAAGCCATTACTGAAGCGACGTTAGTTACGACTGCCGTCGGTGCTCACATCCTTCCTCATGTCGCTCCGGTTATTGCGAAAGGACTCATTAAACGCCTGACAATGACAGACGAACCGTTAAATGTCATTGCTTGTGAAAATGCCATCGGTGGCTCTGACCTTTTAAAAGAAGCGATTCATAACCACCTTGAAGAAGATACTACTGAGCATATTGAGCGTCTAGTTGGGTTTCCAAATGCGGCCGTTGACCGTATCGTTCCTAATCAGTCTCAAACAAACATTTTAGATGTTCTCGTCGAGCCTTTCTTTGAATGGGTTGTGGATAAGAGTGGGATTAAAGGAGAGCTTCCACCGGTTAAAGACATCCATTTTGTTGATCAGCTTGAAGCCTATATTGAAAGAAAGTTATTTACAGTGAACACAGGGCATGCTCTCGCCGCTTATGCTGGATATAAAGCCGGCAAAAAAACCGTGCAAGATGCATTAAATGATGACACTATATTAGCCTCTATCCGAAAAGGCCTCCAAGAAACCGGCCGTTTAATTGTGGAAAAACACGGCTTCAACGCTTCTGAACATGACCACTATATTGAGAAAATTCTCGGGCGGTTTTCTAACCCTTTCATTATTGACGAGGTGACTCGTGTGGCTCGTCAACCTATCAAGAAATTAGGCTACAATGAACGGTTAATTAGCCCTGTACGACAGTTAAAAGAGCGTAACCTATCAGCCGATGGCTTAATAGCTGTCATTGTAGCTGCCCTTCAATATGATTATTCAGAAGATACTGAAGCTGTCGAATTACAACAGAAAATAAAAGAGAAGGGTGTTCAAGCGGCCTTTTGTGAGGTTTCAAGATTATCTCCTGAAGACAGTATTACTGCAGAAGTGATATCCCTTTATAATCGCTAG
- a CDS encoding anti-sigma factor, translating to MACSKENKVLIHQYLDEDMTLLEKKQFEQHIMTCEACEQDLKELRKTIALVQSASHFEAPANFTENVMKQLPKQSKSHKWKQWMRKHPFILTAATFFLLFVISLSATFSDGSKDIVVQGDGGFIVDRERGVVIIPEGENIEGDLIIRNGDIEIEGEVTGNITIINGEHLLASADQVTGEIKEINQVMEWLWYQTKSFFSEVVSFVEKETHNDSKNNLE from the coding sequence ATGGCCTGTTCAAAGGAAAATAAAGTTCTTATCCATCAATATTTAGATGAAGACATGACATTGCTTGAAAAAAAGCAATTTGAACAACATATAATGACATGTGAGGCTTGTGAACAAGACCTCAAGGAATTGCGTAAAACAATCGCACTTGTCCAAAGTGCCTCCCATTTTGAAGCGCCCGCTAATTTTACTGAAAATGTTATGAAACAATTGCCGAAACAATCTAAGTCGCATAAATGGAAGCAATGGATGAGGAAGCATCCATTTATCCTAACGGCAGCAACATTTTTCCTTCTGTTCGTGATCAGTCTTTCAGCTACCTTTTCTGATGGCAGTAAAGATATTGTCGTTCAAGGAGATGGAGGGTTTATTGTTGATCGGGAGCGAGGTGTCGTCATTATCCCTGAAGGAGAAAACATTGAAGGAGATTTAATTATTCGTAACGGGGATATTGAAATTGAGGGTGAAGTCACTGGGAATATTACCATTATTAACGGCGAACATCTTCTAGCATCAGCAGATCAAGTAACAGGAGAAATAAAGGAAATCAATCAAGTTATGGAGTGGCTATGGTACCAGACGAAATCCTTCTTCTCTGAAGTGGTTAGCTTTGTAGAAAAGGAGACTCATAACGACAGCAAAAATAACTTAGAATAA
- a CDS encoding TIGR00159 family protein yields the protein MNLIEGISFFRALAIIVDILLVAFVIYKLIMVIKGTRAVQLVKGITVILAVWFLSGYLGLNTLQWIMQQAVTYGLLAIIIIFQPELRRALEQLGRGRFFHSSSIADDDEIKQTIEHIIKASNYMGKRRIGALIALERETGMTDYVETGISMHAKLTSELLINVFIPNTPLHDGAVILKNNEIMAAGCYLPLSENPFISKELGTRHRAALGVSEVTDAITIAISEETGGISVTKNGELHRSLDEDALRNLLEKELLKPEGNGSSSRWQWGGKKNG from the coding sequence ATGAACCTGATCGAAGGCATCTCATTTTTTAGAGCTTTGGCTATCATAGTGGATATCCTGCTCGTTGCCTTTGTCATATATAAATTAATTATGGTGATAAAAGGAACACGTGCCGTTCAGCTAGTTAAAGGGATCACAGTCATTTTGGCTGTGTGGTTTTTGAGTGGCTACCTCGGTTTAAATACATTGCAATGGATTATGCAACAAGCTGTTACATACGGGTTGTTAGCTATCATTATTATTTTCCAGCCTGAATTAAGGCGGGCTTTAGAACAGCTTGGAAGAGGGCGCTTCTTTCATTCCAGTTCCATTGCCGATGATGATGAAATTAAACAAACGATTGAACATATAATTAAAGCATCTAACTATATGGGGAAAAGGCGGATTGGTGCACTGATTGCGTTGGAGCGAGAAACAGGGATGACAGATTATGTGGAAACGGGCATTAGTATGCACGCCAAACTGACGTCCGAACTTCTTATTAACGTCTTTATCCCAAATACACCGCTTCATGATGGTGCTGTTATTCTGAAAAATAATGAGATAATGGCTGCAGGCTGCTATTTACCATTATCAGAAAATCCGTTTATTTCGAAAGAGTTAGGAACACGACACAGAGCAGCATTAGGCGTCAGTGAAGTGACGGACGCTATCACGATTGCCATATCTGAGGAAACAGGTGGCATTTCTGTGACAAAAAATGGTGAGCTTCATCGAAGTTTAGATGAGGACGCGTTACGAAATTTATTAGAAAAGGAACTGTTAAAGCCAGAAGGTAACGGTTCATCTTCCCGTTGGCAATGGGGAGGGAAGAAAAATGGATAA
- a CDS encoding BglG family transcription antiterminator yields MMYVSARDRYILDKLIEQPEGVTIREIASSLQVSERTIHRDLTTFDALLRPYELTLKKKTGKGIYLQGAKEQIKQFAQDLQDSKHVDFMPEQRQVIITCKLLEAFEPTKLQSLASDLNVTVATVSNDLEKVAEWLAKYDLNLKKRRGYGIQVTGLESAKRRAISGILAENFDEADILQYIRRQLPSESAAVSQSIAGQLLGFINVEKLKQVEEAVERISRSLDYRLADSAYIALVVHLTLAIERILKGENIQMNDELMDRLKGKKEFKLAAEMAQQLEDTFSLKIPDAEVGYITMHLRGAKLRQDTAVLFTEENMDTAMIAKKLTEQVSQRVQIDLQKDLSLYQGLTAHLDPALYRLKQGMHIYNPLQDKIQQNYPELFTIVKEAFQQVVTDFPIPDEEIGFLVLHFGSAIERNNQRRTHEAVVICSSGIGSSKMIASRLQNEFPAITKVKNMSMFDLDDMKPEELDLVISTIPLVDYSVDYVQVNPFLTKEDVLKIQEYIDRQERQKTMPKQTVPSIKKRVKSAHQARSVFVKMQQSLTYTVALLEHFRVIKSSKTESLWASLAETMDTLKEEGLITHVEAVISKLKERANMSGLGLPNTTMALYHARSEHVFQPLFLIHELAQPVTVDAMDSRTIEMKRVLIMLGPVDMTDKETDILSSISSMIIENDDSLHLFQYGSEEDISHFISHRLMTYYQNYFNEGD; encoded by the coding sequence ATGATGTATGTATCTGCTAGAGACCGCTACATTTTAGATAAATTAATTGAACAACCTGAGGGAGTGACGATCCGGGAGATCGCCAGCTCCCTTCAAGTTAGTGAGCGAACCATTCACCGTGACTTAACGACGTTTGATGCGCTACTACGCCCTTATGAATTAACGTTGAAGAAAAAAACGGGTAAAGGGATTTATCTACAAGGGGCAAAGGAACAAATTAAACAGTTCGCTCAAGACTTACAAGATTCAAAGCATGTGGATTTCATGCCTGAACAGCGTCAGGTGATCATTACGTGTAAATTGCTAGAAGCGTTTGAGCCTACAAAGCTGCAATCCCTCGCTTCAGATCTAAATGTCACTGTAGCGACTGTTAGTAATGATTTAGAAAAAGTCGCTGAATGGCTGGCCAAGTACGATTTAAACCTCAAGAAACGACGTGGATACGGCATCCAAGTCACTGGTCTTGAATCAGCAAAACGCCGAGCCATCAGTGGTATTCTTGCGGAAAACTTCGATGAAGCTGACATTCTCCAATATATCCGGCGACAACTGCCTTCAGAAAGTGCTGCGGTGAGTCAGTCGATCGCTGGACAATTACTTGGCTTTATAAATGTGGAGAAGTTGAAGCAAGTGGAGGAAGCGGTTGAAAGAATCAGCCGCTCTTTAGATTATCGTCTGGCAGATTCCGCATACATTGCTCTTGTTGTGCACTTAACACTCGCTATTGAACGTATTTTAAAAGGCGAAAACATTCAAATGAACGATGAGTTAATGGACCGTCTCAAAGGAAAAAAAGAATTTAAGCTTGCAGCTGAGATGGCACAGCAGCTTGAAGACACTTTTTCGTTAAAAATCCCTGATGCCGAAGTCGGGTACATTACCATGCATTTACGAGGGGCAAAGCTACGACAAGATACGGCCGTCTTGTTTACCGAAGAAAATATGGATACGGCTATGATTGCTAAAAAGCTAACGGAACAAGTTAGTCAACGGGTACAGATAGACTTGCAGAAAGATCTCTCCCTCTATCAGGGACTGACAGCTCACTTAGACCCAGCCCTTTATCGCTTAAAACAAGGCATGCACATTTACAATCCTTTGCAGGACAAAATACAGCAAAACTACCCTGAGCTTTTCACGATAGTTAAGGAAGCTTTTCAACAGGTTGTCACAGACTTTCCTATTCCCGATGAAGAGATTGGCTTTCTCGTTCTTCATTTCGGTTCAGCGATTGAACGAAATAACCAGCGAAGAACACATGAAGCCGTGGTTATTTGCTCCAGTGGTATTGGGTCATCCAAGATGATCGCAAGTCGGTTGCAAAATGAATTTCCTGCTATTACAAAGGTGAAAAATATGTCCATGTTTGATTTAGATGATATGAAGCCTGAAGAGCTCGATTTAGTCATCTCTACCATTCCGCTAGTGGATTATTCAGTGGATTATGTACAGGTGAACCCCTTTTTAACAAAGGAAGACGTGTTAAAAATCCAAGAGTATATTGACAGGCAAGAACGTCAGAAAACCATGCCGAAACAAACGGTGCCATCTATCAAAAAAAGAGTGAAAAGTGCTCATCAGGCACGGAGTGTATTTGTAAAAATGCAGCAGAGCCTCACTTATACAGTGGCATTGCTAGAACACTTTAGAGTTATCAAGAGCTCAAAAACCGAATCACTCTGGGCCTCTCTTGCGGAGACGATGGATACATTAAAAGAAGAAGGCCTCATTACACATGTCGAGGCAGTCATTAGTAAACTCAAAGAACGTGCTAATATGTCCGGATTAGGACTGCCTAACACCACTATGGCCCTTTACCACGCAAGAAGTGAACACGTCTTTCAGCCACTCTTTCTCATACATGAATTGGCACAACCCGTCACCGTTGACGCAATGGATTCACGCACCATTGAGATGAAAAGGGTGCTGATTATGCTTGGTCCAGTCGATATGACGGATAAAGAGACTGATATATTAAGTTCAATCAGCAGCATGATCATCGAAAATGATGACAGCCTTCACTTATTTCAATATGGAAGTGAAGAGGACATCTCACATTTCATCAGCCACCGGTTGATGACGTACTATCAAAATTATTTTAATGAAGGAGATTAA
- a CDS encoding PTS sugar transporter subunit IIA has product MSKPILPKENVKLSAAISTKEEAIREAGRVLVKGGYVDDAYVEKMFEREELTSTFMGNYIAIPHGTEDAKDTVLASGISILQLASPIDYGDGNEVKMVFGIAGKNNEHLDILSKIAIVCSDEANITKMVNASSEEELLSLFSEVN; this is encoded by the coding sequence ATGAGTAAACCAATCCTACCGAAAGAAAATGTTAAATTAAGCGCTGCTATTTCTACTAAGGAAGAGGCGATTCGTGAAGCTGGTCGCGTCCTCGTTAAAGGCGGCTATGTGGATGACGCCTACGTGGAGAAAATGTTTGAACGAGAAGAACTCACATCTACGTTCATGGGGAATTACATTGCTATTCCACACGGAACAGAGGATGCTAAAGATACTGTTCTTGCATCAGGTATCTCCATTCTTCAGCTAGCCAGTCCGATTGATTATGGTGATGGCAACGAAGTGAAAATGGTATTTGGGATTGCTGGGAAAAACAATGAACACCTTGATATCCTCTCTAAAATCGCAATTGTTTGTTCTGATGAAGCTAATATTACTAAAATGGTGAATGCGTCAAGTGAAGAAGAGCTTTTGTCCTTGTTTAGCGAGGTGAATTAA
- the sigW gene encoding RNA polymerase sigma factor SigW: MDIIVKKIIIEVKKGDQQAFGELMDLYKDKVYHIAYRMLGNVHEAQDVAQEAFLRAYTNIDSYDINRKFSTWLFRIATNLAIDRIRKKKPDFHLEDQVAGTEDLTYYSQISSEEELPEDQVVQLEMQEWVQREIMALPPKYRSAIILKYLEDLSLKEISEILNLPVATVKTRIHRGREALRKRLKHS; encoded by the coding sequence ATGGATATTATTGTTAAAAAAATTATTATTGAAGTTAAAAAAGGGGATCAACAAGCTTTCGGAGAGTTAATGGATCTTTATAAAGATAAAGTGTACCATATTGCTTACCGGATGTTGGGAAACGTTCATGAAGCACAAGATGTAGCTCAGGAAGCGTTTCTTAGGGCATATACAAACATTGATTCCTACGATATTAATCGGAAATTTTCTACGTGGCTGTTCAGAATCGCTACGAATTTGGCCATTGACCGAATACGGAAGAAAAAACCGGACTTTCATCTGGAAGATCAAGTAGCAGGAACAGAGGATCTTACATATTATTCACAAATCTCATCAGAAGAAGAATTACCTGAAGATCAGGTTGTCCAATTAGAGATGCAGGAATGGGTACAACGGGAAATTATGGCGTTACCACCTAAGTATAGATCAGCTATTATTTTAAAGTACCTAGAGGACCTTTCTTTAAAAGAGATTAGTGAGATATTAAATCTTCCAGTCGCAACGGTAAAAACGAGGATACATCGAGGAAGAGAAGCGTTGCGTAAGCGACTTAAACATTCATAG
- a CDS encoding PTS mannitol transporter subunit IICB, whose amino-acid sequence MAQEKGSIRTRVQKFGNFLSSMIMPNIGAFIAWGLITALFIPDGWFPNESFAEMVGPMITYLLPLLIGFTGGKLVHGTRGGVIGATATMGVIVGAEIPMFIGAMIMGPLGGFVIKQLDKAIEGKIKPGFEMLINNFSAGIFGGALAVLGLVGVGPLVNAFSRAAGVGVEIIVDAGLLPLASILIEPAKVLFLNNAINHGVLTPLGLEQASDVGRSILFLLETNPGPGLGILLAYMFVGKGMAKRSAPGAAIIHFFGGIHEIYFPYILMKPTLIIAAIAGGMGGVFTFNLLGAGLPASPSPGSIIAYTILIQPGNYIAVYAGVIVATVISFAVAAVILKASKNKGEEDLSEATSKMESMKGKKSSVSSTLTEGDHDEVSADTVNKIIFACDAGMGSSAMGASILRDKVKKAGLNIEVANTAISQLPDDADVVITHKDLTPRAKQKLSSAHHISVDNFLSSPEYDKLIDQLK is encoded by the coding sequence ATGGCACAAGAAAAAGGGTCAATACGTACTCGTGTTCAAAAGTTCGGTAACTTTTTAAGTAGTATGATTATGCCGAACATCGGCGCGTTCATTGCCTGGGGGTTGATTACTGCACTTTTTATTCCTGATGGCTGGTTCCCGAATGAATCGTTCGCTGAAATGGTCGGACCAATGATTACGTACTTATTACCATTATTAATCGGTTTCACAGGAGGTAAGTTAGTTCACGGTACACGTGGGGGTGTCATAGGGGCAACAGCTACGATGGGGGTTATTGTAGGCGCAGAGATTCCTATGTTTATCGGTGCAATGATTATGGGGCCTCTCGGTGGTTTTGTGATTAAACAGCTCGATAAAGCGATCGAAGGCAAAATTAAGCCTGGTTTTGAAATGTTAATTAACAACTTCTCAGCTGGTATCTTCGGTGGTGCCCTTGCTGTCCTCGGTCTCGTAGGTGTAGGACCGTTGGTTAATGCTTTCAGCCGAGCGGCAGGTGTAGGGGTAGAAATAATTGTAGACGCAGGTTTATTACCGCTTGCAAGTATTCTCATTGAACCGGCGAAAGTGTTGTTCTTAAATAACGCTATCAATCACGGTGTTCTGACACCACTTGGCCTTGAACAGGCTTCTGATGTGGGTCGTTCGATTCTATTCCTGTTAGAAACAAATCCGGGACCTGGTCTTGGTATTCTTCTTGCGTATATGTTCGTCGGTAAAGGAATGGCAAAACGTTCTGCACCAGGCGCAGCAATTATTCACTTTTTCGGTGGGATTCATGAAATCTACTTCCCGTATATTTTAATGAAACCAACGTTAATTATCGCAGCTATTGCCGGCGGCATGGGCGGGGTATTCACGTTTAACTTGCTTGGTGCTGGATTGCCTGCCAGTCCATCTCCAGGTAGTATCATCGCTTATACTATCTTAATTCAGCCTGGTAACTATATCGCAGTATATGCAGGGGTTATCGTCGCTACCGTTATTTCCTTTGCCGTTGCGGCTGTCATATTGAAAGCGAGCAAAAATAAAGGTGAAGAGGATCTATCGGAAGCAACATCAAAGATGGAATCGATGAAAGGTAAGAAAAGTTCAGTGTCTTCTACTTTAACTGAGGGTGACCATGATGAAGTTAGTGCGGACACAGTCAACAAAATTATCTTTGCTTGTGACGCTGGTATGGGGTCCAGTGCAATGGGGGCATCCATTCTCCGCGACAAAGTAAAGAAAGCTGGTCTAAACATCGAGGTCGCTAACACAGCCATTAGTCAATTGCCTGATGATGCTGATGTCGTTATCACGCACAAAGACTTAACACCACGAGCCAAACAAAAGCTTTCTTCTGCTCATCACATTTCGGTCGATAATTTCTTGAGCAGTCCAGAATATGATAAGCTGATCGATCAGCTAAAGTGA
- a CDS encoding YbbR-like domain-containing protein encodes MDKWFNRNWFIKLSSLVIAIMLFLMVNMDGTPNQPGGIPGITDGSRVMEEVELTVYYDEENYVLTEAPETVQVTLRGPQNILTLAQVTQPQQEVFVDLTDKEQGVYYERVQHSGFPSDLTLSIVPMTVRVTIQEKQTVSFPVEVELINEGQMEEGYVVGTPEVTPSTVDITAAQGMIEQIVSAKAVIDLSSRDTSFEESVAVIFYDENGNDLELNADPPAVEVSVPVTSPNKEVPVRLGREGQLPDGMAIDTVRLNPENVTIYGPVDVINDITFIDLPDIDLSDISGDETFELEVPLPDGVESASPETVTVDIEVTEEEEREFSDFSIDVEGLDDNQSIEITSPNNGQFDLVVKGSSTLLGRLERSELQALLNVEGLEAGEHEANIEISGPQNLRFPQQGMTVTFVITETSRGAVSQANTNQEKNDDDDDDEEEESEDDDNEEEESENVNNEQNEEDTS; translated from the coding sequence ATGGATAAATGGTTTAATCGGAATTGGTTCATTAAACTGAGCTCATTAGTGATTGCTATCATGTTATTTCTCATGGTGAATATGGATGGTACTCCGAATCAGCCAGGAGGAATCCCAGGTATAACTGATGGCTCCAGAGTCATGGAAGAAGTAGAATTAACGGTCTATTATGACGAGGAGAATTATGTGCTTACTGAGGCGCCTGAAACGGTGCAAGTTACACTTAGGGGACCGCAAAATATCTTGACGTTAGCCCAAGTCACTCAGCCACAGCAGGAAGTGTTTGTAGATTTGACTGACAAAGAGCAGGGTGTTTATTATGAACGCGTCCAGCATAGTGGTTTTCCTAGTGATCTCACGCTCTCTATCGTCCCTATGACAGTTAGGGTGACGATTCAAGAAAAACAAACAGTGTCCTTCCCTGTGGAGGTAGAGCTAATCAATGAAGGCCAAATGGAAGAAGGGTATGTTGTTGGAACACCTGAAGTGACACCTTCTACCGTTGATATTACAGCTGCTCAAGGTATGATTGAACAGATTGTATCAGCGAAAGCCGTCATAGATTTATCTAGTCGAGACACATCATTTGAAGAATCCGTGGCGGTCATTTTTTATGACGAGAATGGGAATGACTTAGAATTAAATGCAGACCCACCCGCTGTTGAAGTTTCTGTGCCTGTCACGAGCCCAAATAAGGAAGTGCCAGTAAGACTCGGAAGAGAGGGACAGCTTCCTGATGGTATGGCTATTGACACTGTCAGACTAAATCCCGAAAACGTGACGATTTATGGGCCAGTGGATGTGATTAACGATATCACCTTTATCGATTTACCTGACATAGATCTAAGTGACATTTCTGGAGATGAAACATTTGAATTAGAAGTCCCGTTGCCGGACGGCGTGGAAAGCGCTAGTCCAGAAACAGTAACCGTAGATATCGAAGTAACTGAAGAAGAGGAAAGGGAATTTTCTGATTTTTCGATTGATGTTGAAGGGTTGGACGATAATCAATCAATAGAGATAACTTCTCCGAACAATGGTCAATTCGATCTCGTCGTTAAAGGAAGTTCGACTCTTCTAGGACGATTGGAACGCTCAGAATTACAGGCTCTTCTAAATGTAGAGGGATTAGAAGCCGGTGAGCATGAGGCAAATATTGAGATTAGCGGACCACAAAATCTCCGCTTCCCTCAACAAGGCATGACAGTCACATTTGTGATTACTGAGACATCTCGGGGAGCCGTCAGTCAGGCAAACACAAATCAAGAAAAAAATGATGATGACGATGATGATGAGGAAGAAGAGTCTGAAGACGACGATAATGAGGAAGAAGAATCAGAAAATGTGAATAATGAGCAAAACGAAGAGGATACGTCCTGA
- a CDS encoding phosphoglucosamine mutase, which yields MGKFFGTDGVRGVANKELTPELAFKLGRFGGYILTKETDKPKILIGRDTRISGHMLEGALVAGLLSIGAEVMRLGVISTPGVAFLTKALSADAGVMISASHNPVEDNGIKFFGSDGFKLLDSQEEEIEKLLEQEDDMEDDLPRPVGGEVGSVNDYFEGGQKYLQFLKQTVTEDFSGLHIAIDCAHGAASPLANHLFADLEADQISCIGSSPNGVNINDGFGSTHPEELVALVKEKGADIGLAFDGDADRLIAVDENGNIVDGDQIMYICAKYMKEKGQLKHNTIVTTVMSNLGFYKALEHTDIDTKQTAVGDRYVMEEMRKGGFNLGGEQSGHIIFLDYTTTGDGLLSALQLVQIVKATGKALSELAAEVTKYPQKLVNVRVADKNALHNNSIIADEINIVESEMNGEGRVLVRPSGTEPLVRVMAEAPTVELCDKYVDKIVGVVKRELGSLE from the coding sequence ATGGGTAAATTTTTTGGTACTGATGGTGTGAGAGGGGTTGCAAATAAAGAACTTACACCTGAACTTGCGTTTAAGCTAGGGAGATTCGGTGGCTACATTTTGACGAAGGAAACGGATAAACCTAAAATACTGATTGGACGGGATACGCGTATTTCTGGTCATATGCTTGAAGGAGCCCTCGTAGCCGGCCTTTTATCCATCGGCGCAGAGGTGATGCGACTCGGTGTTATCTCTACGCCTGGAGTAGCATTTTTAACGAAAGCGCTCAGTGCTGACGCAGGGGTCATGATTTCTGCTTCTCATAATCCTGTGGAGGATAACGGGATTAAGTTTTTCGGCTCTGACGGATTTAAACTACTTGATAGTCAAGAAGAAGAGATCGAAAAACTGCTAGAACAAGAGGATGATATGGAAGACGACCTGCCAAGACCAGTTGGTGGAGAAGTTGGTTCCGTTAATGATTATTTTGAGGGTGGACAAAAATATTTACAATTCCTCAAACAGACAGTTACAGAAGATTTCTCTGGCTTACATATTGCCATTGATTGTGCTCATGGAGCGGCTTCACCTTTAGCGAACCATTTGTTTGCTGATTTGGAAGCGGACCAAATTTCTTGTATTGGTTCTTCACCAAATGGAGTTAACATTAATGATGGATTCGGTTCAACTCATCCGGAAGAGCTAGTTGCTCTCGTGAAAGAGAAAGGCGCTGATATTGGCCTTGCTTTTGATGGAGATGCGGATCGTTTAATTGCGGTTGATGAAAATGGCAACATCGTTGATGGCGACCAAATCATGTATATTTGTGCAAAGTATATGAAGGAAAAAGGACAGTTGAAGCATAATACGATTGTGACAACTGTCATGAGTAATCTTGGTTTTTACAAAGCGCTTGAACATACAGATATTGATACGAAGCAAACAGCTGTGGGTGATCGTTATGTTATGGAAGAGATGAGAAAAGGCGGCTTTAACCTAGGTGGTGAGCAGTCGGGACATATCATCTTCTTAGATTACACCACGACAGGAGACGGATTGTTATCAGCTCTTCAACTTGTTCAAATTGTGAAGGCGACAGGTAAAGCATTGTCTGAGCTTGCTGCGGAAGTCACGAAGTACCCGCAAAAGCTCGTTAATGTTCGTGTAGCAGATAAAAACGCTCTCCATAATAATAGTATTATCGCTGATGAAATTAATATTGTCGAAAGTGAAATGAACGGTGAAGGAAGAGTGCTCGTCAGACCATCTGGTACAGAACCGCTCGTCCGTGTTATGGCAGAGGCTCCAACTGTAGAGCTTTGCGATAAATATGTGGATAAAATTGTTGGCGTTGTTAAACGCGAACTAGGGTCATTAGAATAG